In the Methanoregula sp. genome, one interval contains:
- a CDS encoding glycosyltransferase family 4 protein, with product MKITAFNNFNPQKICFCAPYAYDLLMQHNTGYVGGAELQQMLIAQGLNKRNFKIFFIVLGDGKDQNKIEDIDGIKICKSIPLGLKINGILGYFFTFKKMWNSLKNVNADIYFQQCSDNLTGIIALFCLLHRKKFIYQIGSDEDVNGNFVKQMHFFKKRLYFFGLSVAKVIICQSEYQKQLLNKNHHKIGRIIKNPYPLKTIAIEKSKPPIILWVGSIKPMFKQPELFLDLAKKMPDISFQMIGGPSTDIEFYEQIKESAKKIPNLDFKGFIPYKDIDNYFAKASIFVNTSSVEGFPNVFLQAWNAYLPVISLNVDPDNIIKKFKLGLCSGTIDQMEKDITAFINNEELRIEYGNNGRNYIEREHEQNKIIEQFIKLIDEL from the coding sequence TTGAAAATTACAGCGTTTAATAATTTCAATCCTCAAAAAATTTGTTTTTGTGCTCCTTATGCATATGATTTATTGATGCAGCACAATACGGGCTATGTTGGGGGTGCGGAACTCCAGCAAATGCTAATTGCTCAGGGTTTAAATAAAAGGAATTTTAAAATATTTTTTATTGTTCTTGGTGATGGAAAAGATCAAAATAAAATTGAGGATATTGATGGTATAAAGATATGTAAATCGATCCCTTTGGGACTAAAAATTAATGGTATTTTAGGATATTTCTTTACTTTCAAAAAAATGTGGAACTCTCTAAAAAATGTAAATGCAGATATTTATTTTCAACAATGTAGCGACAATTTAACCGGCATTATTGCTCTATTTTGCTTATTACATCGGAAAAAATTTATTTATCAGATTGGAAGTGATGAAGATGTTAACGGCAATTTTGTAAAACAAATGCATTTTTTTAAGAAGAGGCTATATTTTTTTGGATTATCCGTAGCAAAAGTCATCATATGCCAAAGTGAATATCAAAAACAACTCCTGAACAAAAACCATCACAAAATTGGCAGAATCATAAAAAATCCATACCCCCTAAAAACAATAGCCATTGAGAAATCCAAACCGCCAATTATCTTATGGGTGGGGTCAATAAAACCAATGTTTAAACAACCGGAATTGTTCTTAGATTTAGCAAAAAAGATGCCTGATATTTCCTTTCAAATGATTGGAGGTCCTTCTACGGATATTGAATTTTATGAGCAGATTAAAGAATCTGCAAAAAAGATTCCCAACTTAGATTTCAAGGGATTCATCCCATACAAAGACATTGATAATTATTTTGCGAAAGCGTCAATATTTGTAAACACCTCAAGTGTTGAGGGATTCCCGAATGTTTTTTTACAAGCATGGAATGCATATTTGCCGGTAATTAGTTTAAATGTTGATCCCGATAACATAATAAAAAAATTTAAATTAGGACTCTGTTCCGGCACAATTGATCAAATGGAAAAGGATATTACTGCATTTATCAATAATGAGGAATTAAGAATTGAATATGGAAATAATGGTCGGAATTATATAGAGAGAGAACATGAACAAAATAAGATCATTGAACAATTTATAAAATTAATTGATGAGTTATAA
- a CDS encoding glycosyltransferase, with translation MNDNVLDIAICILFFEKVDQTIECIQSFLPSKLPIYILNNGSALESRKRLENIIQQNNQIVIFDSKENLGVSGGRNFLISHISSKWLFFIDNDIVVKTQNWQNKIQRHIISNTDVDVFIPRLYNVHEKLFNDYSRSLRIVGGEVTYVDTINNTINWFPGGASIINRRIFEQIGLYDEKMFVGGEDFELCIRAIKNEVDIHAYLIDDIELIHDHRSSKNENDTNAVAVRYDFNYLEKSSLRITEKHNVFFKEDWNQWSERQRKILSGNKKPPITMIWRQIIPRPIKKILNSILNSRVLPVSCSLFLTFSCNFNCTICRRSVKTFEKRKNMELHVIKKVLEIYPTLRYFTLAGFGEPTLCSEFPLIVDFLRVNHKYVGIITNGSNIGPFRQLKTIPNSISISLYGSDSTSYINNTGSDMFEQVISNFRELKSKFENVGFSFIITKANYQELEKILSLCDMLEPKFLDFQNCLSYKPEIINNKPDTITIEDEKIINFIDRISANRKYIRQKPIYVDLSSPKFSCRSHNYVINLDGDGNIGGCQRQIPPDPIFGNIFSDVNPFRSKKMEEIRKMIKKRDYPFDECRNCFGNFE, from the coding sequence ATGAATGATAATGTACTGGATATCGCAATCTGCATTCTTTTTTTCGAAAAAGTCGATCAGACAATTGAATGTATTCAAAGTTTTCTTCCATCAAAATTACCCATTTATATATTAAATAATGGCTCTGCGCTTGAATCCCGAAAACGGCTTGAAAACATTATTCAACAAAATAATCAGATAGTAATTTTTGATTCAAAAGAAAATTTAGGTGTATCTGGTGGAAGAAATTTTCTTATTTCTCATATTTCATCCAAATGGCTGTTTTTTATTGACAATGATATCGTTGTTAAAACCCAAAATTGGCAGAATAAAATTCAACGACACATTATCTCCAACACAGATGTAGATGTGTTTATCCCAAGATTATATAATGTCCATGAAAAATTATTCAATGATTATTCCCGTTCATTACGGATTGTTGGTGGGGAAGTAACGTACGTAGATACCATCAACAACACCATCAACTGGTTTCCCGGTGGTGCATCAATTATTAATCGGAGGATATTTGAACAAATCGGCCTCTATGATGAAAAAATGTTCGTGGGAGGTGAAGATTTTGAATTATGTATTCGCGCAATAAAAAATGAGGTCGATATTCACGCTTACCTAATTGACGATATCGAATTAATCCATGATCATCGCTCATCCAAAAACGAAAACGATACGAATGCTGTTGCGGTACGTTACGATTTCAATTATTTGGAGAAATCATCATTAAGAATCACGGAAAAACATAATGTTTTTTTCAAGGAGGACTGGAATCAATGGAGCGAACGTCAAAGGAAAATTTTGTCAGGTAATAAAAAACCCCCAATTACTATGATCTGGCGACAAATAATACCACGACCGATTAAAAAAATTCTTAATTCGATACTAAATTCACGTGTTTTACCGGTATCGTGTTCATTATTTTTGACATTTTCATGTAATTTTAATTGTACGATCTGCAGGAGAAGTGTCAAAACCTTTGAAAAAAGGAAAAATATGGAATTACACGTTATAAAAAAAGTATTAGAAATTTATCCAACTCTTCGGTATTTTACCCTGGCCGGGTTTGGAGAACCAACATTATGTTCTGAATTTCCTCTCATTGTCGATTTTTTAAGAGTGAACCATAAGTATGTAGGTATAATCACCAATGGAAGTAATATCGGTCCTTTTCGTCAATTAAAAACGATACCAAACTCAATTTCAATTAGTCTGTATGGTTCAGATTCGACAAGTTATATCAACAATACAGGCAGCGATATGTTTGAGCAGGTAATTTCCAATTTCAGGGAACTCAAGTCAAAATTTGAAAATGTCGGGTTTTCATTTATCATCACAAAAGCAAATTACCAAGAATTAGAAAAAATCTTATCACTTTGTGATATGTTGGAGCCAAAATTCTTGGATTTTCAAAATTGCCTTTCCTACAAACCAGAAATAATCAATAATAAACCAGATACTATCACAATTGAAGATGAAAAAATTATCAATTTTATTGATCGGATATCAGCGAATCGGAAATATATCCGACAGAAACCCATTTATGTTGATTTGAGCAGCCCGAAATTTTCCTGCAGGTCTCATAATTATGTTATCAATCTGGATGGGGATGGAAACATTGGTGGCTGTCAACGACAAATTCCACCGGATCCAATATTTGGAAATATTTTTTCTGATGTAAACCCGTTTCGATCTAAGAAAATGGAAGAAATCCGGAAAATGATAAAAAAGAGAGATTATCCATTCGATGAATGTCGTAATTGTTTTGGTAATTTTGAGTGA
- a CDS encoding glycosyltransferase: protein MTPPRVTVIMSVYNGEQYLQDAIDSILSQTFTDFEFLIIDDASTDSTREILQLYNDSRIKIVWNIENIGLTRSLNKGLSESRGIYIARMDADDTSFPQRLKQQVDYLDSHPDISIVGTGAEKINENSEIIELQFPIAEPEFIDFLDSNQVIHGSILARKNVFEANGRYPVQFRLCQDYALFLKIAKNHKIRNLQEILYRSRTHNQSITISNFEKSIAYHIVVIRYANNEKIDITKYPFKGDNTKDFIDSLNSGEKEYYHNARVSFLLMKGNLKLVRNEYWQLFKMQPHRLVYLINFFRTYFGITVMNLSTQIYIRALPCRKYCSRLKK, encoded by the coding sequence ATGACCCCCCCACGAGTTACCGTAATAATGTCAGTATATAATGGTGAGCAATATCTCCAAGATGCAATTGATAGTATCCTCTCTCAGACATTTACTGATTTTGAATTTTTAATTATTGATGATGCCTCTACAGATTCTACCCGAGAAATCCTTCAATTATATAATGATTCAAGGATAAAGATTGTCTGGAATATTGAGAATATTGGCCTTACACGATCCCTCAATAAAGGATTATCTGAATCGCGCGGGATATATATTGCGCGGATGGATGCAGATGATACATCCTTTCCACAACGACTGAAACAACAAGTAGATTATCTGGATTCACACCCGGATATATCTATCGTTGGAACCGGAGCAGAGAAAATAAACGAAAACTCAGAAATTATTGAATTGCAGTTCCCAATAGCTGAGCCAGAGTTTATTGATTTTCTGGATTCAAATCAGGTTATTCATGGATCTATTCTGGCAAGAAAAAATGTATTTGAAGCAAATGGAAGATATCCGGTTCAATTCCGATTATGTCAGGATTATGCATTATTTTTAAAAATTGCTAAGAATCACAAGATTCGAAATCTTCAGGAAATATTGTATCGATCAAGAACCCATAATCAGTCAATTACTATTTCAAATTTTGAAAAATCGATTGCCTATCATATTGTTGTAATAAGATATGCAAACAATGAAAAAATTGATATTACTAAATACCCGTTTAAAGGAGATAATACAAAGGATTTTATTGACTCGTTAAATTCTGGTGAAAAAGAATATTATCATAATGCAAGGGTTTCCTTTTTGTTAATGAAAGGTAATCTTAAGCTAGTTAGGAACGAATACTGGCAACTGTTCAAGATGCAACCTCATAGATTGGTTTATTTAATTAATTTTTTCAGAACATATTTTGGCATTACAGTGATGAATTTATCAACACAGATTTATATTCGTGCATTACCTTGCAGGAAATATTGTTCTCGCTTAAAAAAATGA
- a CDS encoding glycosyltransferase family 4 protein: MNTEDNCCLVGYHAMVKNIKDISLALFFTGGVGLQAWDHVGNLDRELAIYHQLSNQLKSVHIVSYGGNQDLCYAASLGNLFLHPVAWLRTPFFTRYFVMARYKKILEKVDIFKTNQILGSDIPLWLKEKMGKKVIVRCGYLYSDFMKQNGVDKRTLAQAIALEGSSFQTADAGVVTSNWQRDIVIRDYKVPNEKIHVIPNYVVTDLFKPVIAEKTFDLIYVGRCGKEKNVYNLLQAMSLLKKQGKNYRLHIVGGCSNDPKIRKIASASELNIVFSDNVPNSQLPVLLNSATSFILPSFHEGHPKSLLEAMSCGLPCIGSNVQGIREDIIHNETGYLCNTEPSSIANAIHTVMTDESLQMEMGRKARKYILSHYSLDMTVHKELDLLQKVMAE; the protein is encoded by the coding sequence ATGAATACTGAAGACAATTGTTGTCTGGTTGGGTATCATGCAATGGTAAAAAATATTAAGGATATTTCACTGGCCCTATTTTTTACCGGAGGTGTCGGATTACAAGCATGGGATCATGTCGGAAATCTTGATCGGGAACTTGCTATATATCACCAGCTTTCTAACCAACTCAAATCAGTGCATATTGTAAGCTATGGGGGCAACCAAGATCTGTGTTATGCAGCATCATTGGGAAATCTGTTCCTTCATCCTGTAGCTTGGCTGCGCACTCCTTTTTTTACTCGATATTTTGTTATGGCGCGCTATAAAAAAATTCTTGAAAAAGTTGATATTTTTAAAACCAATCAGATATTAGGATCAGATATCCCCCTCTGGCTGAAAGAAAAGATGGGGAAAAAAGTCATTGTCCGCTGTGGATACCTTTATTCCGATTTCATGAAGCAAAACGGAGTGGACAAACGGACATTAGCTCAAGCGATTGCCCTCGAGGGTTCAAGTTTCCAAACGGCCGATGCAGGTGTTGTTACCAGTAACTGGCAGCGCGATATAGTCATACGGGATTATAAAGTACCCAATGAAAAGATTCATGTTATTCCCAATTATGTTGTCACGGATCTTTTCAAGCCAGTTATTGCTGAAAAAACCTTCGATTTGATATATGTGGGTAGGTGTGGTAAAGAGAAAAATGTCTATAACCTCCTTCAGGCAATGAGCCTGCTAAAAAAACAAGGGAAGAACTATCGCCTGCACATTGTTGGTGGTTGTAGCAATGATCCAAAAATCCGGAAGATCGCTTCAGCGTCAGAGTTAAACATTGTTTTTAGCGATAATGTGCCTAATTCCCAGTTACCGGTTTTATTAAACAGTGCAACGTCATTTATTCTCCCATCATTTCATGAAGGCCATCCAAAATCACTCCTAGAAGCAATGAGTTGTGGCCTTCCCTGCATAGGATCAAACGTTCAAGGAATACGGGAAGACATAATTCATAACGAGACAGGATATCTCTGCAATACCGAACCGTCAAGTATTGCAAATGCGATTCATACTGTCATGACCGATGAATCCCTTCAGATGGAAATGGGAAGGAAGGCACGGAAATATATTCTTTCCCACTATTCACTGGATATGACTGTGCACAAAGAATTAGATCTGCTACAAAAGGTCATGGCAGAATGA
- a CDS encoding radical SAM protein, producing the protein MEKRILFIEPPFYRLYKETYSLTRYPLSLGYLAGTLTDKTEWTVMAYNADFCQNNEPFSMSSLSGEGFKSYLMNLKNLNYITWCEIKNVILDFRPSIIAITSKSQNFSSAENIARIAKSIDKTIIVIIGGPHPTMIGGKILINPDIDFCVRGEGEETIIGLLESIVEHKSVNAINGISFRENNKIIDNPPQKFIENLDRLRFPHLSAPAILKDYDQYPKSAFKYIFATRGCPYNCFFCGSRNIWGRKVRFRSPHNVVEEIISLQRMGVQSIHFDDDTFGVNKKYLTELCLSIREKCPDISWSCEIHVNLVDDENISLMKSAGCNFISLGIESGNNYILKENRKNITIEKTLAAAKIIKKHNLWLSAFFMVGFPQETMETLNDTLAAIKKIPADGIVYSIFTPYPGTEAFEFCKDKGLIKDDFDVSRYNHQSPENCFCMFLSPEQFRKKVKEIENVVDRKTTMLRIKLIFSKAGIDLVKQNGIINSFKYGVKGLFG; encoded by the coding sequence ATGGAAAAGCGGATTTTGTTTATTGAACCACCATTTTATAGATTGTACAAAGAAACATATTCATTAACTCGTTATCCGCTTTCTTTGGGCTATTTGGCCGGAACACTGACAGATAAAACGGAATGGACTGTGATGGCATATAATGCAGATTTCTGCCAGAATAATGAACCTTTTTCAATGAGTTCTCTTTCCGGAGAGGGGTTTAAATCATATTTAATGAATTTAAAAAATTTAAATTATATAACTTGGTGCGAAATAAAAAATGTGATTTTGGATTTTCGCCCATCAATTATTGCTATTACTTCAAAATCTCAAAATTTTTCATCTGCTGAAAATATTGCCCGTATTGCCAAATCGATCGATAAAACAATCATCGTAATTATTGGCGGTCCCCACCCAACAATGATTGGAGGAAAAATCCTTATAAATCCGGATATTGATTTTTGTGTCCGTGGAGAAGGAGAGGAAACAATTATCGGTCTTCTTGAATCGATTGTAGAGCATAAAAGTGTTAATGCTATTAACGGTATTTCATTCAGGGAGAATAACAAGATTATTGACAACCCTCCACAAAAATTTATTGAGAATTTGGATAGGCTTCGTTTCCCACACCTATCTGCACCCGCCATTTTAAAGGATTATGATCAATATCCAAAAAGTGCGTTTAAATATATTTTTGCTACACGCGGGTGTCCTTATAATTGTTTTTTTTGTGGTTCCCGAAATATATGGGGGCGTAAAGTTCGGTTTCGTTCACCACATAACGTCGTTGAAGAAATTATCAGCCTTCAAAGGATGGGTGTTCAGTCCATACATTTTGACGATGACACATTTGGTGTAAATAAAAAATATTTGACAGAGTTATGTTTATCAATAAGGGAAAAATGCCCTGATATTTCATGGAGCTGTGAAATCCATGTTAACCTTGTTGATGATGAGAATATTTCATTGATGAAATCTGCAGGGTGTAATTTTATCTCTCTTGGCATTGAGTCGGGAAACAACTATATCCTGAAAGAAAACAGGAAAAATATTACTATTGAAAAGACGCTTGCTGCAGCAAAAATTATCAAAAAACATAACTTATGGTTATCAGCGTTTTTTATGGTTGGATTTCCCCAGGAAACTATGGAGACCCTCAATGACACACTGGCTGCGATTAAAAAAATTCCCGCGGATGGAATTGTTTATAGTATTTTCACACCATATCCGGGAACAGAAGCATTTGAATTTTGTAAAGATAAGGGATTGATTAAAGATGATTTTGATGTATCACGATATAATCATCAAAGTCCGGAAAACTGTTTCTGCATGTTTTTATCCCCAGAGCAATTCCGGAAAAAAGTCAAGGAAATAGAAAATGTGGTAGATAGAAAAACAACGATGTTAAGAATAAAGTTGATATTTTCAAAGGCAGGGATTGATCTGGTTAAACAAAATGGCATAATCAATTCATTTAAATATGGTGTGAAGGGGTTATTTGGTTGA
- a CDS encoding glycosyltransferase family 4 protein, giving the protein MGGDTALKIRNFLASLIQLPYGRLGLKQKEIFFVGGDEWSFYWDAYYIRLGMELLKIPIHSTKSPWGLRRQIIHFSDRYAFFGGPFSTLDRSNRIILTWFHGDRMDPNKDMQELFTLLGDADPYIDRYLVSCSISRNILISEGISPERIITIPLGVDLTRFSPATHAEKNRIRESLGIPDGAFCIGSFQKDGTGWGDGDEPKLVKGPDIFLNTIKNAYNQHKHLFVLLTGPARGYVKEGLKKAGIPFIYHNVPDYLDIVRFYHAVDLTLITSRAEGGPKAFLESWATGVPVISTRVGMPADYIINGQNGLIADIGDETGLLEHVTAMVEKTELREQCSRNALNDVKQFDWNRVTASYYNDLYKPCIDEI; this is encoded by the coding sequence ATGGGAGGTGATACGGCCTTGAAAATCAGAAATTTTCTTGCGTCCCTCATTCAGCTGCCCTATGGGAGACTGGGCTTGAAACAAAAAGAAATTTTTTTTGTTGGTGGAGATGAGTGGTCATTTTATTGGGATGCTTATTACATCAGACTCGGGATGGAATTGCTAAAAATTCCAATTCATTCAACAAAGTCTCCATGGGGACTACGGCGACAGATCATCCATTTCAGTGACCGGTATGCTTTTTTTGGCGGTCCATTTTCAACCCTTGACAGGTCCAATCGAATTATACTCACATGGTTTCATGGTGACAGAATGGATCCAAACAAAGATATGCAGGAGTTATTTACCCTACTTGGTGATGCGGATCCATATATCGACCGGTATCTGGTTTCTTGCAGTATATCGAGAAATATCTTGATTAGTGAAGGTATCTCCCCCGAAAGGATCATTACAATCCCTCTGGGTGTTGATCTCACACGTTTTTCCCCAGCGACTCACGCAGAGAAGAACCGTATTAGGGAGAGTCTTGGGATTCCTGATGGTGCTTTCTGTATCGGATCATTCCAGAAAGATGGGACCGGATGGGGCGACGGGGATGAACCTAAACTTGTCAAGGGCCCGGATATTTTCCTTAACACAATCAAAAATGCATATAATCAGCACAAACATCTGTTCGTCCTCCTCACCGGGCCTGCCCGAGGGTATGTTAAGGAAGGTCTAAAAAAGGCTGGCATCCCGTTTATTTATCACAACGTTCCAGATTATCTTGATATTGTCCGGTTTTACCATGCTGTGGATCTTACTTTGATAACCTCCCGCGCTGAAGGAGGCCCGAAAGCATTTCTTGAGAGCTGGGCAACTGGGGTTCCGGTTATATCGACAAGAGTTGGAATGCCCGCGGATTATATCATAAATGGGCAAAATGGGCTGATCGCAGATATTGGTGATGAAACTGGCTTATTAGAGCATGTTACTGCGATGGTGGAAAAAACAGAGTTGAGGGAACAATGCTCCAGAAACGCGCTAAATGATGTGAAACAATTCGACTGGAACCGGGTTACAGCAAGTTATTATAACGACCTGTATAAACCATGTATTGACGAAATATGA